Sequence from the Gloeomargarita sp. SKYB120 genome:
TTCAGGAACCAAGGGATAGGCTTCTCCCCGGATTTTAACCGCATAAGTAATCGGCTGGGATGCGGCGTTGACTAACCCCGTGCGAATGTGGTCCACCACAGCAGCAATGGAGGCAATTTCACCCCGGTCGTAACGGTCAGATAAATGTAGAAATAGGGGACTCATTACCCGCCAAAACTGCCCTAGTACGCTGGTGTAAACCATTTGTTTGACCTGTTCCGGGAGAAAGGTGGGAAAAAGGGCGTGCAGGATTCGTAAAAGCCAGTTCCCCTGGATTTTGGCTCGAATAGCGCGCTCAGCGTTTTGGGCAAATTCGGGCGAATCTAAGTAGGCATCCAAGGGGGGACTCCCATGCCACAACATCGCCCGCATGCAGTATTCGGAAAATTCATAGTTAATCCGGTCGTGGTTCCAGTGGCGCCACAGTTTTTGCCAGGTGATTTCCCCGTTGAAGTATTTGAAAAAGGGAAAAATCACGAGGAACTGGTCCTGGGCCATGTAAAGCAAGTTTTCCCAGTAATACTTCAGGACCACGCCGTAGCTTTTGAGAATGCCCACCACTTCCACCACATTTTCCGGCGTATCTGGCAACAGCGCCTCGCCCTTGAGCAAGCGTTCTTTGACCGTTTCCAACGGCGTTGCCAGTTTCATCCCAGCCCCCAATGACTCACTGTCACTTCACTCCAGCGAACCAACCAGCTTGGTTGCAACCCCAACATCACCACTAGCCCGGCCAAGACCACGGCTGGCAGGCGTTGGCCCCAGGTAACCGGCGGCAGTTCCGCCAAAGCAGGGGTCAATCGCCCAAAAAACGCCCGGTTCACCAGCAGTAAAAAATACACCGACGTCAGGGCAGTTCCCAGCATCGCCAGCACTGTTGGCACCGGAAACACCGGAAAACTGCCGCGAAACACCATGAACTCGCTAATGAAACCGACCATCCCCGGAATGCCACTGCTAGCCATCACCGCCAGGATCATCAAACTGCCCACTACCGGCAAGCCCCGCTCAGGCGTGAGCAACCCCTGCAATTTCGCCAAATCCCGTGTGCCCGTGACCCGATAGACCACCCCCACCAGGAAA
This genomic interval carries:
- a CDS encoding CO2 hydration protein; the protein is MKLATPLETVKERLLKGEALLPDTPENVVEVVGILKSYGVVLKYYWENLLYMAQDQFLVIFPFFKYFNGEITWQKLWRHWNHDRINYEFSEYCMRAMLWHGSPPLDAYLDSPEFAQNAERAIRAKIQGNWLLRILHALFPTFLPEQVKQMVYTSVLGQFWRVMSPLFLHLSDRYDRGEIASIAAVVDHIRTGLVNAASQPITYAVKIRGEAYPLVPESARLNFLTAAAVPYVEAVFFRSFPFMGTVSYNAQAYQIPADQADFNYGALYADPLPIGGAGIPPTLLMQDMRHYLPDYLLARYRQTPRGLGDLRVKICVSFQKAMFCVTTAAMQALAPYPLTSTDPRERAANERYLEPWLQRLAESRLLAVQ